One Chaetodon trifascialis isolate fChaTrf1 chromosome 21, fChaTrf1.hap1, whole genome shotgun sequence genomic window carries:
- the csf3a gene encoding colony stimulating factor 3 (granulocyte) a isoform X1, with product MNILIVFAIPCYMATFARSAPLPERSALVEDPQSQEMVQRSRGLTEKILHAIPDAHKSCIRSEALKLNSSENAKLTLMASTIGIPSAPVLRVVSENFTLETCLRRVSEGLQLHRTLLTSVSPRLENKDRVTELLADIRDLGIQINKILKMVQGEAAVQPTPATVALHLPGDYEVQVAAHLTLVQLQSFGQDVVRCLRSLDRSSEDTKS from the exons ATGAACATCCTGATTG TCTTCGCCATTCCCTGCTACATGGCCACGTTCGCCCGCAGCGCACCTCTGCCGGAGAGGAGCGCACTTGTTGAGGATCCGCAATCTCAGGAGATGGTGCAGAGGAGCCGCGGCTTAACGGAAAAGATCCTGCACGCCATTCCCGACGCGCACAAATCTTGCATTCGCTCCGAG GCCCTGAAGCTCAATTCCTCTGAAAACGCAAAGCTTACGCTGATGGCCTCCACTATCGGCATCCCCTCCGCGCCTGTGCTCAGAGTCGTGTCAGAAAACTTCACTTTG GAGACCTGTTTGAGACGCGTGTCTGAGGGTCTTCAGCTGCACCGCACCTTGCTGACCTCCGTGTCCCCTCgcctggaaaacaaagacagagtgacagagctGCTGGCCGACATCAGAGACCTCGGCATTCAGATCAATAAG ATTCTGAAAATGGTCCAAGGAGAGGCCGCGGTGCAGCCCACACCAGCCACCGTCGCCTTACATCTGCCGGGGGACTATGAGGTTCAGGTGGCAGCGCACCTGACTCTGGTGCAGCTCCAGTCCTTCGGGCAGGACGTGGTCCGCTGCCTCAGGAGTCTGGACCGGAGCAGTGAGGACACAAAGAGCTGA
- the csf3a gene encoding colony stimulating factor 3 (granulocyte) a isoform X2, giving the protein MATFARSAPLPERSALVEDPQSQEMVQRSRGLTEKILHAIPDAHKSCIRSEALKLNSSENAKLTLMASTIGIPSAPVLRVVSENFTLETCLRRVSEGLQLHRTLLTSVSPRLENKDRVTELLADIRDLGIQINKILKMVQGEAAVQPTPATVALHLPGDYEVQVAAHLTLVQLQSFGQDVVRCLRSLDRSSEDTKS; this is encoded by the exons ATGGCCACGTTCGCCCGCAGCGCACCTCTGCCGGAGAGGAGCGCACTTGTTGAGGATCCGCAATCTCAGGAGATGGTGCAGAGGAGCCGCGGCTTAACGGAAAAGATCCTGCACGCCATTCCCGACGCGCACAAATCTTGCATTCGCTCCGAG GCCCTGAAGCTCAATTCCTCTGAAAACGCAAAGCTTACGCTGATGGCCTCCACTATCGGCATCCCCTCCGCGCCTGTGCTCAGAGTCGTGTCAGAAAACTTCACTTTG GAGACCTGTTTGAGACGCGTGTCTGAGGGTCTTCAGCTGCACCGCACCTTGCTGACCTCCGTGTCCCCTCgcctggaaaacaaagacagagtgacagagctGCTGGCCGACATCAGAGACCTCGGCATTCAGATCAATAAG ATTCTGAAAATGGTCCAAGGAGAGGCCGCGGTGCAGCCCACACCAGCCACCGTCGCCTTACATCTGCCGGGGGACTATGAGGTTCAGGTGGCAGCGCACCTGACTCTGGTGCAGCTCCAGTCCTTCGGGCAGGACGTGGTCCGCTGCCTCAGGAGTCTGGACCGGAGCAGTGAGGACACAAAGAGCTGA
- the lrrc3ca gene encoding leucine-rich repeat-containing protein 3B, which yields MMSLPADRLLRHSVVMCLLLHSLVLMTFCFHHAATSCSKSCYCSESESGGKTVRCSNLLLTEIPQDIPNDTRRVYLDFNLFTTIPANAFAGLPHLVELDLSHNELSQLEPGAFRGLGSSLQFLDLSSNKLVNFNPEAFEGLRARANLTNNPWHCDCNLQMALPRVDLEPASLTGIVCHTSDPEEIGVQGLAFLLAPDIDLCVVMKRTTDVAMLVVMFGWFTMVISYLVYYVRANQEDARRHLEYLKSLPSRQGKSEDSSTISTVV from the coding sequence ATGATGTCCCtacctgcagacagactgcTGCGCCATTCAGTGgtcatgtgtttgctgctgcacagcCTGGTGCTAATGACCTTCTGCTTCCACCATGCTGCCACCAGTTGCTCCAAGAGCTGCTACTGCTCTGAGAGTGAGAGCGGTGGAAAAACGGTGCGCTGCAGCAATCTGCTGCTCACAGAGATCCCCCAGGATATCCCCAACGACACACGACGCGTCTACCTGGACTTCAACCTCTTTACTACAATCCCAGCAAATGCTTTTGCGGGTTTGCCCCACCTGGTTGAACTGGATCTATCGCATAATGAATTAAGCCAGTTAGAACCAGGGGCGTTCAGAGGCTTGGGCTCCTCATTACAGTTCCTTGACCTTTCTTCGAACAAGTTAGTAAACTTTAACCCTGAGGCCTTCGAGGGCCTGCGGGCTCGCGCCAACCTGACAAACAATCCATGGCATTGTGACTGCAACTTGCAGATGGCCTTGCCCCGTGTGGACCTGGAGCCTGCATCACTGACGGGCATTGTGTGCCACACTTCAGATCCTGAGGAAATAGGAGTTCAAGGACTTGCCTTCCTGCTGGCACCAGACATAGATCTATGTGTGGTGATGAAGAGGACTACAGATGTGGCCATGTTGGTTGTCATGTTCGGCTGGTTCACCATGGTCATCTCCTACCTGGTCTACTATGTCAGGGCCAATCAGGAGGATGCCCGCAGACACCTGGAGTATCTCAAGTCGTTGCCCAGCAGACAGGGCAAGTCAGAGGATTCTTCCACCATTAGTACTGTCGTATAG